Within Nosocomiicoccus ampullae, the genomic segment GGCTTTATTTAAGCTTCCCGATTGTTTTGTATCCGAGCATATTAATAATATCTTTAGGGCTACTAAAAGGTGGTGCGTATGAGACTTCAACGTCAATTAAATCGTCTACTGTTCCACCGAGTCGAGTCAGTGTTGATAGTATATCTAGACGCTTATCGAGTCCATTTTTGCCAACTCCAGATGCTCTTAAAATTTTACGTGTATGTGTATCTACGTAAATCCTCATTGAAAGTGGAGTTGCGTCTGGCATGTAACCAGCCTTATTATTTTGAGTTTGTTCAACGATAATATAATCTTCGCCTTCTAAATCTTCTAATGATAATCCCATTGAACCAACAGTGATGTCAAAGAATCTCAAAATAGACACTGATAATAATCCGTCATGCTTATGATTATTTTTTTCAGCGAGATGATTCGCGATGACATATGCTAAACGGTGTGCTGGCCAAGCGAGTGCGACGGATACTTTTTTGTTTGGTACGTGCTGATAATTTGTTTCAACCGCATCGCCGATTGCGTATACATTATCGATATTTGTTAAACCGTATTCGTCAATTGGTATAAATCCGTTATCTAAAACGATGTTTGATGACTCTAAAAACTGTGTACGTGGTAAAATACCAATTGCTTGAACGATTAACTCAGCATCGATTGTTTCGTCGTTATCTAACGTCAGAGTTGTACCGTCTAATGATTTTGGAGTTGTATTTAACATTAAATGAATATCTTGTTCGTCAAATGTTTGTTTAATGTGTTCTGTAAAATGTTGTTCTAAAGTGCTGTAAACTTTGTCATTATGCTGAATTACAGTTACATTCAGACCACGCTTTTTTAACTGCTCTGTAACTTCTAATCCGATAAACCCTGTGCCGATAACGACCGCATGTTTCACGTCATTTTCAGAAATGTAAGCATCCATTTGATCTAAATGATGGAGATG encodes:
- a CDS encoding CoA-disulfide reductase — translated: MKLVIIGGLSGGMTVASQFRRLDKESEIIVYDKNPYVSFANCGLPYYLSREVAKREDLIARTPNQLNDQGITVHTEHEVISVNDQENYVTVKNLQTGETFNDYYDKLVVSPGGEARTLDTVKDAKQSFIFQHLHHLDQMDAYISENDVKHAVVIGTGFIGLEVTEQLKKRGLNVTVIQHNDKVYSTLEQHFTEHIKQTFDEQDIHLMLNTTPKSLDGTTLTLDNDETIDAELIVQAIGILPRTQFLESSNIVLDNGFIPIDEYGLTNIDNVYAIGDAVETNYQHVPNKKVSVALAWPAHRLAYVIANHLAEKNNHKHDGLLSVSILRFFDITVGSMGLSLEDLEGEDYIIVEQTQNNKAGYMPDATPLSMRIYVDTHTRKILRASGVGKNGLDKRLDILSTLTRLGGTVDDLIDVEVSYAPPFSSPKDIINMLGYKTIGKLK